A single region of the Amphiura filiformis chromosome 7, Afil_fr2py, whole genome shotgun sequence genome encodes:
- the LOC140156345 gene encoding heparan sulfate glucosamine 3-O-sulfotransferase 5-like, with translation MSNRLWKLIKELNYPVFQNLTLPAKWKALKDMLNLCGYEQRLPDVINIGVKKSGTTMFQAFFIKHPQIVRALNGEVPGEVHFFDRNYHKGIGYYRSHMMFVSSEMLSFEKTPGYFRTKDAPSNMVKDLPDHVKFILLVKEPIKRSISEFKHESELKLNRADFKKSRRTEQSEGIRFENEVLRQDGEVNLDSEIIDTSLYAKHFSNWLDYYPREKFLIIDYDKLVQNVSFWLQKVEQFLDLQPYFQHKMFRLNKNRQLCFIPPHGLKSKSVCPGYGFMPKAKPSRETFIKLCHFFQPYNKMFLRLTNMTFDWKCQDF, from the coding sequence ATGTCAAATCGCTTGTGGAAATTGATCAAGGAACTAAATTATCCTGTTTTCCAAAATTTAACTTTACCTGCAAAATGGAAGGCTTTGAAGGACATGTTGAATCTCTGTGGCTACGAGCAGCGTCTTCCAGATGTCATCAATATTGGAGTCAAGAAGTCTGGAACAACGATGTTTCAAGCATTTTTTATTAAGCATCCTCAAATTGTTCGCGCACTGAACGGTGAAGTCCCAGGCGAAGTTCACTTCTTCGATAGGAATTACCACAAAGGAATTGGTTACTATAGATCACATATGATGTTTGTATCATCAGAAATGTTATCATTTGAGAAAACCCCGGGATATTTCAGGACAAAGGATGCGCCCTCTAACATGGTAAAAGACTTGCCAGACCACGTTAAATTCATACTATTAGTTAAAGAACCAATCAAACGATCGATTTCTGAATTTAAACATGAGTCGGAGTTAAAATTAAACCGCGCCGATTTCAAGAAAAGTCGAAGGACAGAACAAAGTGAAGGAATACGCTTCGAAAATGAAGTACTACGGCAAGACGGAGAGGTCAATTTAGACAGTGAGATAATTGATACAAGTTTGTACGCTAAGCATTTTAGCAATTGGCTTGATTATTACCCGAGAGAAAAATTTCTCATCATTGATTACGACAAATTGGTGCAGAATGTATCATTTTGGCTTCAAAAAGTTGAACAATTTCTAGATTTACAACCATATTTTCAACACAAAATGTTTCGATTAAACAAAAACCGCCAACTGTGCTTTATACCACCACATGGGCTCAAATCAAAGAGTGTTTGTCCTGGTTATGGATTCATGCCAAAAGCAAAACCAAGCAGAGAAACTTTTATAAAACTTTGTCATTTCTTTCAACCGTACAACAAAATGTTCTTGCGCCTTACAAACATGACATTCGACTGGAAATGTCAAGACTTTTAA